From Rutidosis leptorrhynchoides isolate AG116_Rl617_1_P2 chromosome 3, CSIRO_AGI_Rlap_v1, whole genome shotgun sequence, a single genomic window includes:
- the LOC139899404 gene encoding pectinesterase inhibitor 6-like: MACSPSILVFTFVFLSWLATPSCSWGTRQRDGYVKDACSVTRYQDLCIDSLSSYSKTAKTDPSKWARAGVSVTIGETKNVTCYLVGLKKNNHMKGRNRVAVLDCVDVFQDALDRLHQSLGVLRRLNAETFDTEMQDITTWISSALTDEDTCLDGFEGQDSHEIKSLESKVKRSSYFTSNALALVAKLASSGP; this comes from the coding sequence ATGGCATGTAGCCCGTCTATATTAGTATTTACATTTGTGTTTCTATCATGGCTAGCAACTCCATCTTGTTCATGGGGAACTAGACAAAGAGATGGTTATGTTAAAGATGCATGTAGTGTTACTAGATATCAAGATCTTTGCATCGACTCTTTATCTTCGTACTCAAAAACAGCCAAAACTGACCCAAGTAAGTGGGCCCGGGCTGGTGTTTCAGTTACCATAGGGGAAACCAAGAACGTAACCTGTTACTTAGTTGGGTTAAAAAAGAATAATCACATGAAGGGAAGAAACCGAGTGGCGGTTTTAGATTGCGTTGATGTGTTTCAAGATGCATTGGATCGTCTTCATCAATCATTAGGGGTGCTTAGACGACTTAATGCTGAAACATTTGATACTGAAATGCAGGATATTACTACTTGGATTAGTAGTGCGCTTACTGATGAAGACACTTGTTTAGATGGGTTTGAAGGGCAAGACAGTCATGAAATTAAGTCGTTGGAAAGTAAGGTTAAAAGATCGAGTTATTTTACTAGTAATGCTCTTGCACTTGTTGCTAAGCTTGCTTCTTCCGGGCCATAG